One genomic region from Pan troglodytes isolate AG18354 chromosome 14, NHGRI_mPanTro3-v2.0_pri, whole genome shotgun sequence encodes:
- the PCDH20 gene encoding protocadherin-20 isoform X1: MRGRGNARSSRALGVSWCPATWHPRLDMGRLHRPRSSTSYRNLPQLFLFFLFVGPFSCLGSYSRATELLYSLNEGLPAGVLIGSLAEDLRLLPRSAGRPDPQSQLPERTGAEWNPPLSFSLASRGLSGQYVTLDNRSGELHTSAQEIDREALCVEGGGGTAWSGSVSISSSPSDSCLLLLDVLVLPQEYFRFVKVKIAIRDINDNAPQFPVSQISVWVPENAPVNTRLAIEHPAVDPDIGINGVQTYRLLDYHGMFTLDVEENENGERTPYLIVMGALDRETQDQYVSIIIAEDGGSPPLLGSATLTIGISDINDNCPLFTDSQINVTVYGNATVGTPIAAVQAVDKDLGTNAQITYSYSQKVPQASKDLFHLDENTGVIKLFSKIGGSVLQSHKLTILANGPGCIPAVITALVSIIKVIFRPPEIVPRYIANEIDGVVYLKELEPVNTPIAFFTIRDPEGKYKVNCYLDGEGPFRLSPYKPYNNEYLLETAKPMDYELQQFYEVAVVAWNSEGFHVKRVIKVQLLDDNDNAPIFLQPLIELTIEENNTPNAFLTKLYATDADSEERGQVSYFLGPDAPSYFSLDSVTGILTVSTQLDREEKEKYRYTVRAVDCGKPPRESVATVALTVLDKNDNSPRFINKDFSFFVPENFPGYGEIGVISVTDADAGRNGWVALSVVNQSDIFVIDTGKGMLRAKVSLDREQQSSYTLWVEAVDGGEPALSSTAKITILLLDINDNPPLVLFPQSNMSYLLVLPSTLPGSPVTEVYAVDKDTGMNAVIAYSIIGRRGPRPESFRIDPKTGNITLEEALLQTDYGLHRLLVKVSDHGYPEPLHSTVMVNLFVNDTVSNESYIESLLRKEPEINIEEKEPQISIEPTHRKVESVSCMPTLVALSVISLGSITLVTGMGIYICLRKGEKHPREDENLEVQIPLKGKIDLHMRERKPMDISNI, encoded by the exons ATGCGCGGCCGAGGGAATGCGCGCAGCTCACGGGCCCTGGGAGTGAGCTGGTGCCCGGCGACCTGGCACCCGCGCCTGGATATGGGGCGTCTACATCGTCCCAGGAGCAGCACCAGCTACAGGAACCTGCCG cagctgtttctgtttttcctcttCGTGGGACCCTTCAGCTGCCTCGGGAGTTACAGCCGGGCCACCGAGCTTCTGTACAGCCTAAACGAGGGACTGCCCGCGGGGGTGCTCATCGGCAGCCTGGCCGAGGACCTGCGGCTGCTGCCCAGGTCTGCAGGGAGGCCGGACCCGCAGTCGCAGCTGCCAGAGCGCACTGGTGCTGAGTGGAACCCCCCTCTCTCCTTCAGCCTGGCCTCCCGGGGACTGAGTGGCCAGTACGTGACCCTGGACAACCGCTCTGGGGAGCTGCACACTTCAGCTCAGGAGATCGACAGGGAGGCCCTGTGTGTTGAAGGGGGCGGAGGGACTGCGTGGAGCGGCAGCGTTtccatctcctcctctccttctgacTCTTGTCTTTTGCTGCTGGATGTGCTTGTCCTGCCTCAGGAATACTTCAGGTTTGTGAAGGTGAAGATCGCCATCAGAGACATCAATGACAACGCCCCGCAGTTCCCTGTTTCCCAGATCTCGGTGTGGGTCCCGGAAAATGCACCTGTAAACACCCGACTGGCCATAGAGCATCCTGCTGTGGACCCAGATATAGGCATTAATGGGGTACAGACCTATCGCTTACTGGACTACCATGGTATGTTCACCCTGGACGTGGAGGAGAATGAGAATGGGGAGCGCACCCCCTACCTAATTGTCATGGGTGCTTTGGACAGAGAAACCCAGGACCAGTATGTGAGCATCATCATAGCTGAGGATGGTGGGTCTCCACCACTTTTGGGCAGTGCAACTCTCACCATTGGCATCAGTGACATTAATGACAATTGCCCTCTCTTCACAGACTCACAAATCAATGTCACTGTGTATGGGAATGCTACAGTGGGCACCCCAATTGCAGCTGTCCAGGCTGTGGATAAAGACTTGGGGACCAATGCTCAAATTACTTATTCTTACAGTCAGAAAGTCCCACAAGCATCTAAGGATTTATTTCACCTGGATGAAAACACTGGCGTCATTAAACTTTTCAGTAAGATTGGAGGAAGTGTTCTGCAGTCCCACAAGCTCACCATCCTTGCTAATGGACCAGGCTGCATCCCTGCTGTAATCACTGCTCTTGTGTCCATTATTAAAGTTATTTTCAGACCCCCTGAAATTGTACCTCGTTACATAGCAAACGAGATAGATGgtgttgtttatctgaaagaaCTGGAACCCGTTAACACTCCCATTGCGTTTTTCACCATAAGAGATCCAGAAGGTAAATACAAGGTTAACTGCTACCTGGATGGTGAAGGGCCGTTTAGGTTATCACCCTACAAACCATACAATAATGAATATTTACTAGAGACCGCAAAACCTATGGACTATGAGCTACAGCAGTTCTATGAAGTAGCTGTGGTGGCTTGGAACTCTGAGGGATTTCATGTCAAAAGGGTCATTAAAGTGCAACTTTTAGATGACAATGATAATGCTCCAATTTTCCTTCAACCCTTAATAGAACTAACCATCGAAGAGAACAACACACCCAATGCCTTTTTGACTAAGCTGTATGCTACAGATGCCGACAGCGAGGAGAGAGGCCAAGTTTCATATTTTCTGGGACCTGATGCTCCATCATATTTTTCCTTAGACAGTGTCACAGGAATTCTGACAGTTTCTACTCAGCTGGAccgagaagagaaagaaaagtacagaTACACTGTCAGAGCTGTTGACTGTGGGAAGCCACCCAGAGAATCAGTAGCCACTGTGGCCCTCACAGTGTTGGATAAAAATGACAACAGTCCTCGGTTTATCAACAAGGACTTCAGCTTTTTTGTGCCTGAAAACTTTCCAGGCTATGGTGAGATTGGAGTAATTAGTGTAACAGATGCTGATGCTGGACGAAATGGATGGGTCGCCCTCTCTGTGGTGAACCAGAGTGATATTTTTGTCATAGATACAGGAAAGGGTATGCTGAGGGCTAAAGTCTCTTTGGACAGAGAGCAGCAAAGCTCCTATACTTTGTGGGTTGAAGCTGTTGATGGGGGTGAGCCTGCCCTCTCCTCTACAGCAAAAATCACAATTCTCCTTCTAGATATCAATGACAACCCTCCTCTTGTTTTGTTTCCTCAGTCTAATATGTCTTATCTGTTAGTACTGCCTTCTACTCTCCCAGGCTCCCCGGTTACAGAAGTCTATGCTGTCGACAAAGACACAGGCATGAATGCTGTCATAGCTTACAGCATCATAGGGAGAAGAGGTCCTAGGCCTGAGTCCTTCAGGATTGACCCTAAAACTGGCAACATTACTTTGGAAGAGGCATTGCTGCAGACAGATTATGGGCTCCATCGCTTACTGGTGAAAGTGAGTGATCATGGTTATCCCGAGCCTCTCCACTCCACAGTCATGGTGAACCTATTTGTCAATGACACTGTCAGTAATGAGAGTTACATTGAGAGTCTTTTAAGAAAAGAACCAGAGATTAATATAGAGGAGAAAGAACCACAAATCTCAATAGAACCGACTCATAGGAAGGTAGAATCTGTGTCTTGTATGCCCACCTTAGTAGCTCTGTCTGTAATAAGCTTGGGTTCCATCACACTGGTCACAGGGATGGGCATATACATCTGTTTAAGGAAAGGGGAAAAGCATCCCAGGGAAGATGAAAATTTGGAAGTACAGATTCCACTGAAAGGAAAAATTGACTTGCATATGCGAGAGAGAAAGCCAATGGATATTTctaatatttga
- the PCDH20 gene encoding protocadherin-20 isoform X2 — MRGRGNARSSRALGVSWCPATWHPRLDMGRLHRPRSSTSYRNLPLFLFFLFVGPFSCLGSYSRATELLYSLNEGLPAGVLIGSLAEDLRLLPRSAGRPDPQSQLPERTGAEWNPPLSFSLASRGLSGQYVTLDNRSGELHTSAQEIDREALCVEGGGGTAWSGSVSISSSPSDSCLLLLDVLVLPQEYFRFVKVKIAIRDINDNAPQFPVSQISVWVPENAPVNTRLAIEHPAVDPDIGINGVQTYRLLDYHGMFTLDVEENENGERTPYLIVMGALDRETQDQYVSIIIAEDGGSPPLLGSATLTIGISDINDNCPLFTDSQINVTVYGNATVGTPIAAVQAVDKDLGTNAQITYSYSQKVPQASKDLFHLDENTGVIKLFSKIGGSVLQSHKLTILANGPGCIPAVITALVSIIKVIFRPPEIVPRYIANEIDGVVYLKELEPVNTPIAFFTIRDPEGKYKVNCYLDGEGPFRLSPYKPYNNEYLLETAKPMDYELQQFYEVAVVAWNSEGFHVKRVIKVQLLDDNDNAPIFLQPLIELTIEENNTPNAFLTKLYATDADSEERGQVSYFLGPDAPSYFSLDSVTGILTVSTQLDREEKEKYRYTVRAVDCGKPPRESVATVALTVLDKNDNSPRFINKDFSFFVPENFPGYGEIGVISVTDADAGRNGWVALSVVNQSDIFVIDTGKGMLRAKVSLDREQQSSYTLWVEAVDGGEPALSSTAKITILLLDINDNPPLVLFPQSNMSYLLVLPSTLPGSPVTEVYAVDKDTGMNAVIAYSIIGRRGPRPESFRIDPKTGNITLEEALLQTDYGLHRLLVKVSDHGYPEPLHSTVMVNLFVNDTVSNESYIESLLRKEPEINIEEKEPQISIEPTHRKVESVSCMPTLVALSVISLGSITLVTGMGIYICLRKGEKHPREDENLEVQIPLKGKIDLHMRERKPMDISNI; from the exons ATGCGCGGCCGAGGGAATGCGCGCAGCTCACGGGCCCTGGGAGTGAGCTGGTGCCCGGCGACCTGGCACCCGCGCCTGGATATGGGGCGTCTACATCGTCCCAGGAGCAGCACCAGCTACAGGAACCTGCCG ctgtttctgtttttcctcttCGTGGGACCCTTCAGCTGCCTCGGGAGTTACAGCCGGGCCACCGAGCTTCTGTACAGCCTAAACGAGGGACTGCCCGCGGGGGTGCTCATCGGCAGCCTGGCCGAGGACCTGCGGCTGCTGCCCAGGTCTGCAGGGAGGCCGGACCCGCAGTCGCAGCTGCCAGAGCGCACTGGTGCTGAGTGGAACCCCCCTCTCTCCTTCAGCCTGGCCTCCCGGGGACTGAGTGGCCAGTACGTGACCCTGGACAACCGCTCTGGGGAGCTGCACACTTCAGCTCAGGAGATCGACAGGGAGGCCCTGTGTGTTGAAGGGGGCGGAGGGACTGCGTGGAGCGGCAGCGTTtccatctcctcctctccttctgacTCTTGTCTTTTGCTGCTGGATGTGCTTGTCCTGCCTCAGGAATACTTCAGGTTTGTGAAGGTGAAGATCGCCATCAGAGACATCAATGACAACGCCCCGCAGTTCCCTGTTTCCCAGATCTCGGTGTGGGTCCCGGAAAATGCACCTGTAAACACCCGACTGGCCATAGAGCATCCTGCTGTGGACCCAGATATAGGCATTAATGGGGTACAGACCTATCGCTTACTGGACTACCATGGTATGTTCACCCTGGACGTGGAGGAGAATGAGAATGGGGAGCGCACCCCCTACCTAATTGTCATGGGTGCTTTGGACAGAGAAACCCAGGACCAGTATGTGAGCATCATCATAGCTGAGGATGGTGGGTCTCCACCACTTTTGGGCAGTGCAACTCTCACCATTGGCATCAGTGACATTAATGACAATTGCCCTCTCTTCACAGACTCACAAATCAATGTCACTGTGTATGGGAATGCTACAGTGGGCACCCCAATTGCAGCTGTCCAGGCTGTGGATAAAGACTTGGGGACCAATGCTCAAATTACTTATTCTTACAGTCAGAAAGTCCCACAAGCATCTAAGGATTTATTTCACCTGGATGAAAACACTGGCGTCATTAAACTTTTCAGTAAGATTGGAGGAAGTGTTCTGCAGTCCCACAAGCTCACCATCCTTGCTAATGGACCAGGCTGCATCCCTGCTGTAATCACTGCTCTTGTGTCCATTATTAAAGTTATTTTCAGACCCCCTGAAATTGTACCTCGTTACATAGCAAACGAGATAGATGgtgttgtttatctgaaagaaCTGGAACCCGTTAACACTCCCATTGCGTTTTTCACCATAAGAGATCCAGAAGGTAAATACAAGGTTAACTGCTACCTGGATGGTGAAGGGCCGTTTAGGTTATCACCCTACAAACCATACAATAATGAATATTTACTAGAGACCGCAAAACCTATGGACTATGAGCTACAGCAGTTCTATGAAGTAGCTGTGGTGGCTTGGAACTCTGAGGGATTTCATGTCAAAAGGGTCATTAAAGTGCAACTTTTAGATGACAATGATAATGCTCCAATTTTCCTTCAACCCTTAATAGAACTAACCATCGAAGAGAACAACACACCCAATGCCTTTTTGACTAAGCTGTATGCTACAGATGCCGACAGCGAGGAGAGAGGCCAAGTTTCATATTTTCTGGGACCTGATGCTCCATCATATTTTTCCTTAGACAGTGTCACAGGAATTCTGACAGTTTCTACTCAGCTGGAccgagaagagaaagaaaagtacagaTACACTGTCAGAGCTGTTGACTGTGGGAAGCCACCCAGAGAATCAGTAGCCACTGTGGCCCTCACAGTGTTGGATAAAAATGACAACAGTCCTCGGTTTATCAACAAGGACTTCAGCTTTTTTGTGCCTGAAAACTTTCCAGGCTATGGTGAGATTGGAGTAATTAGTGTAACAGATGCTGATGCTGGACGAAATGGATGGGTCGCCCTCTCTGTGGTGAACCAGAGTGATATTTTTGTCATAGATACAGGAAAGGGTATGCTGAGGGCTAAAGTCTCTTTGGACAGAGAGCAGCAAAGCTCCTATACTTTGTGGGTTGAAGCTGTTGATGGGGGTGAGCCTGCCCTCTCCTCTACAGCAAAAATCACAATTCTCCTTCTAGATATCAATGACAACCCTCCTCTTGTTTTGTTTCCTCAGTCTAATATGTCTTATCTGTTAGTACTGCCTTCTACTCTCCCAGGCTCCCCGGTTACAGAAGTCTATGCTGTCGACAAAGACACAGGCATGAATGCTGTCATAGCTTACAGCATCATAGGGAGAAGAGGTCCTAGGCCTGAGTCCTTCAGGATTGACCCTAAAACTGGCAACATTACTTTGGAAGAGGCATTGCTGCAGACAGATTATGGGCTCCATCGCTTACTGGTGAAAGTGAGTGATCATGGTTATCCCGAGCCTCTCCACTCCACAGTCATGGTGAACCTATTTGTCAATGACACTGTCAGTAATGAGAGTTACATTGAGAGTCTTTTAAGAAAAGAACCAGAGATTAATATAGAGGAGAAAGAACCACAAATCTCAATAGAACCGACTCATAGGAAGGTAGAATCTGTGTCTTGTATGCCCACCTTAGTAGCTCTGTCTGTAATAAGCTTGGGTTCCATCACACTGGTCACAGGGATGGGCATATACATCTGTTTAAGGAAAGGGGAAAAGCATCCCAGGGAAGATGAAAATTTGGAAGTACAGATTCCACTGAAAGGAAAAATTGACTTGCATATGCGAGAGAGAAAGCCAATGGATATTTctaatatttga